The genomic region aaaTATGATATGGTaaggtaccatatttgtaagttttcacaagaaacaaatgctcatttttccctttcaattatcacgagtacgacgggtttgcggctcgtgaagctgtctttctaaaatacaagtttatttctagaagacagagtgggagaaattattcaagagccacaaagaatgttatgtcgcaagaaactggtctttcttggctacatgagacgttttgtgtaagatgttgtttcttcaaaacctaggaggttaaattcgtcacttgtaaaaaagatgaattcatgctacttttaagaaagtaaagagcttataacttacaaaagaaatcgtttgattcaagatgattacttctagaaagtaatgaacatatgacttacatgagagtgtttaaagtcacaactcaatacaaggtttagagccatgaaaatccgaaataaaaaggcttgattagtgacaaagggttttgcactaataaagagagatttcaaagcaagattggtggcaaagagttttgcaccagttgaaatgcttaagtctatttggatcttcttagggattgtgtttcattattatgaaatacatagcaagtgaatctaaaacccacttcttcaattagaaggaatgtattcaatacatgtcttgagtttagtagattcttgcaatcctaagataatgtgaaacataagagagaatcttaagtaggacatcaatgagttggaatcaatgtttcgatcatgttataaaacttttctcgataagtcgagaagttgtgtttatacatggagtttagtgggagttacggaaatttttaatagtcttatatgtggatgacattttgatcattgcgaatgatttaagactttggagaaatataatacatcttgaatatccgtatttatgaagataaatccacatgatattagcgtcaataagaagtcttatgttgataagattcatgactagttcaatttttttttttttggaaaaaataAGCTTCTCATTAGAAAAAGAGAGTATTTCTTACAAAGCCGACCACTAATGATTCCTTATAACTACGGAATCATTTGAGCAACTATCTCTTCTAATAGGGAATCACTTACATTTGCATATAATCTAATGGATACAAAATATTTAATTTGGTTAACCAATTGCTCTACAGACCGAGAGCCACGATAAAAAAGTCTCCAATTGCGCTCCTGCCAAATGAGATACACAGCAGCGGCAATACAGCATCTGGCCCATTTCTTCCTCCACCCCTTCCCCTTATACCTAGACAGCTTAAGCAGTTCCTGCCTTAGGCATAGAGGTCTTCGTGTGAGACCCAACCAGAGCAAGACTCGCTGCATCACATCATGCGAATAAGGGCAAGCAAAGAACAGGTGCCTGATACTTTCCATATCAGCCAAACACAAGACGCATCCATTGACCATAACCATGCCCCTTCTGATGAGGTTATCTACTGTGGGTAACCCATTCTGAACAGCCATTCTGGTAATAACAGCATGCCGAGGCATTACTACCGGGTCCATGAGAGGCCTAGTCCATTGAAGAGTAGGGTGCCTACCATGAAACATGGGGTAGATCTTATGCAGCATCAGTTTACCAGCTGAACTCCAATCCCGTAACAGGTTTTGGGCATTAGAAAGAGAACCAGCCTGAGATATGAACTCATCTCGAGTGTGCAAAAGGGCCTTCCAGATTGTGGAAGTTGCCTGACCAGGAGCCACAGTCTAGCAATCATTCCCCTGGATGAGGTATTTGTTGCACCAAAGTACCCAAACAGACTGAGTACCCTTGGTGATTTTCCAGAAAAGCTTCATCAGTAGCGTTTTGTTCCAACTCAAGATTTCCCGAATGTCAAAGCCCCCTTGCTGTCTAGCCCTACAAACTTTACTCCAAGCAAAGAAAATCATCTTTCTACCAGTTTGATAGTTCCATAAAAACTGCCTGCAAAGTCTATCCATCTCTTGTATCACACCCTTTGTAAGAATAAAGCTAGCACACCAGAAATTCTCGATACCAAAAATGACAGAATTTAGTAACTGCACCTTACCAGCATAAGACAAGAGACTATTAGCCCAGTGAGTAATTTTCCCTTTAATTTTCTCAATAAGGGAGTGATACATGTCTCTAGTCAGACGAGAAGAATTAAGTGGGATACCCAAGTATCTAAAAGGAAAAGTCCCCTCCAGATAACTTGTGTCCCTCAAAACTAGTTCCTTTACCTGTGGATGAACCCCTCCAAAGTAAATATTAGTCTTTGAAGGATTAGGTTGTAGTCCAGAATACTCAGCAAATGAGTGAAGACAGGACTCCACTGCTTTAATGGATGGGTAATCACCTCTTGCAAAAACTAGCAAGTCGTCTGCAAAAATTAAATGGGTAAGCCCTAACCTGCAGCACTTGGGATGGTAACTGAAGTTATGAGACTCCTGCATCTTCCTTAGAATCCTGGATAATACTTCCATACATAGCACAAAAAGCAGAGGGGAGAGAGGATCGCCTTGCCTTAATCCTCTCCTTCCCTCAAAATATCCCACAGATGATCCATTAATGTTAAGTGAAAACCTGGTAGAAGTAATACATGTAATAATCCAGTTGCAACACTTGTCAGGAAAACCAAAGAGAGGCAGAATAGTTTGGAGGAAAGTCCAATTAACGGAGTCAAATGCTTTCTTGATATCAACTTTGATGACACATCTTGGAGAGGTATTCTGCCTACCATAACCAGTAACCAATTCATGTGCTAGCAGAAAATTATCCCCTATAGCTCGGTCTTTGACAAAAGCAGATTGTTCAACACCCACAAGCTCAGGCATCACAGCCTTCATCCGATTAGTGAGAATCTTACTTATAGTTTTGTAAATAGTGGAGCAACACGAGATTGGTCTGAAATCTTGTACAGAGTTAGGAGTGTCTCCTTTAGGAATAAGTGAAATATAGTGGCATTCACTTCTTTGAGAAGCTTTCCAGTCCTAAAAAAGTCTTGTATGGCCTTAACAAACTCCAGCTTTATAATACTCCAAGCTTGTCTAAAAAACCCTGAGGAtaacccatcaggtccaggactCTTATTAACATCAATTGAAAACAGAGCAGCATGAATTTCAGCTTCAGTAACCTCAGCACTCAAAGAGTCTCTCTGATCCTGATTTAGACAATTGCCCTTCAGAATAATGTCACTATCAAAATCTTTAACCTGAGATTCAGTTCCAAGTAAACTCTTATAGTAATCCAAAAAAGCTTCAGAGATACCCTCAAAAGGATTACATTCAACTCCTGCCATATTTTTAATCTTACTGATATGACTCCTGCTTCTTTTTGCAGCAAGTTTAGCAAAAAAGAAAGATGTATTAGCATCCAtcatttttacatcaaaaattttTGCTCTCTGGTAAACCATACTTAACTCAGCATTTTTCAACTTGCAATAGCTATCCAGTAGTGACACCTCTAAATTCAACAAATCAACATTGAGAGGATCATTTTGAATTCTAGTTTGGCATTGCAAAAGTGCAGCTTTGGCCTCAGTGGCTCTGTCAGTTACATTTGAATATTTCCCCTTATGAAGAGCTTTAAGTTTCCCCTTAGCCAACTTCAGATGACTAACCAGCTTATACATAGTACACCCTCTCACATCCTCCTTCCAAACCCCCCTGACCAGAGTAGCAAAAGAAGAATCCTGTCCCCAGCAATTAAGATATCTAAACTGTTTAGGCCTCTGAGTGTCACTGTGCTGAACAGTAACAACCAAAGGGGAGTGATCAGAAACCCCTGCCTCTAAAGCATCAGCAAAAGATGAAGGAAACTGTTGATCCCAAACCAAATTTACTAAAGCTCGATCCAGTCGCATCCACTTCCTATCTCCCTCATCCTGCTTATTAGTCCATGTATAGATACATCCATGAGTTGATAAAGCATCAAGCCCAGATAAGGAAATTGCTTCATTAAACTCATCAATAGCATGAAGATTAGGAGGATTACTGCTAATTCTCTCCTCAGTACTTCTAACACAGTTAAAATCACCCAAACATAACCAAGGCACATTAGGATGACAGCTCTGCATAAAGGACCATAAACCCATTCTCCCCTCCATGGAGTTAAGGCCATAGACAAAAGAAACCTGAATAAGAGTACAACCAGGTGCTTCAATTTGAACATGAACCCATTGATTCCCTGTAGAAAGAGGTGTGACCACAAGACTAGCTTTATTCCAAATAACCCATGCACGACCATTATCATGATGGGCATAGTTATTGAGGATATTAAAATACCTAAAACCCATTCTACTAATGTAATTAAATTTATGATGACGAACTCTAGTTTCCAGAATACCCATAACATCAAGTTTATTCTCCTTAAAACAATCCACTACTTCACGTTGTTTAAACGCTTTATTCATACCTCTAATATTCCATACTCCAATTCTCATGGTGAGTGTAAAGGGGGTGGGTCCTTTGCCTCACTAACATCCAATTCCTCAAAATGAACTGTCACTCTATCATCTACTGAAACTGACAACACTGGTATAATCCTTTTGTGTGGGATGTCCAGGATACCTTCATTCTGACAGCACTTAGCCACTTGCACAGGCTCCTTATTTGGAGCTTGTATAGTATCAGCCACTGGTGCACTCTTAGTAACTGCGATCACTGGGTCAGAAACAGCTGCTGAAGCCCTGGAAGGCACCTGAGTAGGAGCTGACACATCAACAGTTACTGGTGCCTGGACAGGTTTTGGCTTGAGATGTCTACAGTTCTGAACCTCATGCCCCAACTTCTTACAATGGGAGCAATAGTAAGGTAGCCACTCGTAGACAACCCTCTGCAGGACTTGTCCAAAAGGTGTATGCAGCAGAATATCATCTGGCAACTTCTGAGAGACATCCACCTCAATCATAATCCTTGCAAAAGACAGCCTCTCCTTATGTGTAGTGACCGGGTCAGCATACAAAGGAGTACCAATCTTACTAGCAATTTTGCTCAAAGCCTTTGCTGACCAGAAAATAGGGTCTAAATCAGGAAGTGTAACCCAGACTGGAACCCTGGATACAGAATCAAGCTCCTTAGAGATCTGAGGGGTCCATCTCTTCAATACCAGGGAGTGGTTACCCAAACTCCAAGTACTACCTCGCAAGACAGTACACAAATCACCCTCACTTGGGAAACGAAAGAAGAACCAGCCCTTCTTATAGTATAACACTTCAGGTTTCTGCATGTGGTTCCAATTTTTCCCCACAAACTCCTTAACCTGAATTAGAGAAGGTTTTCCTCCAATAAACTGACCCACTAACGTATTTGCCCAATAAGCAATTTCATCCTCAATATCCTCAGCATCAATAACCACTCCACTGTCAGAAGACTCCTTTACCATATGTAATTCCATACCTACAGGGGATTTCGCAATACGCTCAGCCCAAGTAGGTTTAGCTGTCGGGATCACAGGAATGATCGGAACAGCAGCTGCCGGCGTTACTACTGGGTTACCAGTTCTGGGTGGTGAAACCCCTATAACTGTAACCGACTTAGGGTTTCGTGAAGACGAAGCATTAAAAGCATGTGAAATACTATCATTAAGTAGATGTACCTGAGGTGTCGCAGAATTCTCATCGGtagactagttcaattaaattgaacatatttgattgattccatttgcttccgctaccggatcaattaaataagtaatgatgtataacacttcatatactttgagtatgatgagttgttatcaaaatcgaatttaagtaatctttaccatgtaagccataaagattacccttaagtgcttgcagaagcattaaggatataatgcaaagtgtttatgatgcaatttttgtgtaagggtgttacacaaatgacaattgacaattgagattgcgcatggtttccgacaaaaccataatcaaaacacattaggatggttaagataccattgtggctatgatatttaagaaatagattttctagaatcgttctaggcaataaagaacaatgagagatatttataacggaaattgagtacacttgcaatcatgggatgtgcaagaggatgagtcccgcgcactgtgaaaacagtgggagctattcttaggctagaggacctatgctTTGATtgaatctcgacacgtactcagaaagttttgtaatgcaaatgtatacattacaaaggaaaacaagtatgtagtaaggttgagtaaggtacaagaagttgataaaacctactaaccaaagccttctcataggctaaacatgatgaatcatgtcatttcaattgaattgagatgaacaactacattcaagatcaaagtAGATTATAGAaaatgaaatagtaatcaggcattgactattcatatgtgataatcgcatttgtcgttcgagttttactttaaaactcttttattatactttgttacatccaaacgggttgtagagacaattgaaccccgttaaagtgaacacggattagcattgtattcgcccatagtcacttgtatgaggtgacgtctcgaagtgactagagtgtgatgcgattgatggcaagttcaagtgccatagagtcatgtgagatgactagtcgatcacataggcagactgttaggaacactttgtcgggcagtgaccgcttatagagttttggcaaatttataaagcctggtcgtggcgagagctactatagtattctaatgagtcgattcttttgactaaagactgttcacctaagatggcacagtttcagattaactttgatttgtgttactacgaccttcgtaaatggggtcaaatgggcatattttgggttatgatggtgtggctagtcgaagggaataagtgcgataggaattgtccaccccttgtcggggttaaaacaatatctcagggccactcgaggagtaatgaatcggaaatacgtggccacgctcggaaggtatctatga from Silene latifolia isolate original U9 population chromosome 3, ASM4854445v1, whole genome shotgun sequence harbors:
- the LOC141649275 gene encoding uncharacterized protein LOC141649275 → MGFRYFNILNNYAHHDNGRAWVIWNKASLVVTPLSTGNQWVHVQIEAPGCTLIQVSFVYGLNSMEGRMGLWSFMQSCHPNVPWLCLGDFNCVRSTEERISSNPPNLHAIDEFNEAISLSGLDALSTHGCIYTWTNKQDEGDRKWMRLDRALVNLVWDQQFPSSFADALEAGVSDHSPLVVTVQHSDTQRPKQFRYLNCWGQDSSFATLVRGVWKEDVRGCTMYKLVSHLKLAKGKLKALHKGKYSNVTDRATEAKAALLQCQTRIQNDPLNVDLLNLEVSLLDSYCKLKNAELSMVYQRAKIFDVKMMDANTSFFFAKLAAKRSRSHISKIKNMAGVECNPFEGISEAFLDYYKSLLGTESQVKDFDSDIILKGNCLNQDQRDSLSAEVTEAEIHAALFSIDVNKSPGPDGLSSGFFRQAWSIIKLEFVKAIQDFFRTGKLLKEVNATIFHLFLKETLLTLYKISDQSRVAPLFTKL